The following coding sequences are from one Halobacteriovorax sp. JY17 window:
- the leuS gene encoding leucine--tRNA ligase produces MSYNFQEIEAKWQKYWNDNQTFKAEENSTKPKYYILDMFPYPSGAGLHVGHPLGYIASDIFTRFKRLEGFNVLHPMGYDAFGLPAEQYAIQTGRHPADTTRENIARYREQLDKIGFSYDWNREVQTCNPKYYKWTQWAFIQMFEHYYDLDENKAKPISELISKLSKEGSAGVNAHCSEMEAFSADDWKNLNEKDRENTLQNYRLAFLAETAVNWCPGLGTVLANDEVKDGLSVRGSHPVEQKKMQQWCLRVSAYAPRLLDGLDELNWSDSLKEMQKNWIGKSVGAEVKFAIKDSSEKIEVFTTRADTIFGVSFMVLAPESDYVDLVTTQGQRSEVEDYLAATKKRSERDRLADVKRVSGVFTGSYCIHPFTGKEIPIWIGDYVLGGYGTGAVMSVPAHDSRDYAFAKHFNIPITQVVSGGDISEESYDAKDGTMMNSDFLDGLSVKEAIAKMISEVDARGIGKKQTNFRLRDAIFSRQRYWGEPFPIYFKDGVPTPLSLEDLPLQLPEVDKFLPTEDGQPPLGRAENWKTKDGHPLEMSTMPGFAGSSAYYLRYMDPHNEEGLVSKEANNYWQDVDLYIGGAEHATGHLIYSRFWNKFLFDIGYVCKEEPFKRLVNQGMIQGRSNFVYRVKGTNEFISLGLRDKYDTQEIHVDVNIVHNDQLDMEAFKAWRPEFKTATFVTENHDGKEVYNCGYAVEKMSKSMFNVVNPDTIVENYGADTLRLYEMFLGPLEQAKPWNTNGIEGVHRFLKKVWNLFYQEEKLTLSDNAPTAEELKVLHTCIKKVNEDIDSFSFNTSVSAFMICVNDLAKLKCNKREILSDLIVLLSPFAPHFCEELWRELGNTESISVAKLPELNESYLVESTHKYPISINGKMRFLMDISLDATKDEIEKLVLESDEIQKWLEGKEIKKKIIVPKKIVNIVVG; encoded by the coding sequence ATGAGTTATAATTTTCAAGAAATTGAAGCTAAATGGCAGAAGTATTGGAATGATAATCAAACTTTTAAGGCCGAAGAAAATAGCACAAAACCAAAGTACTATATTCTAGATATGTTTCCATATCCTTCGGGAGCAGGTCTTCATGTTGGACATCCTCTTGGCTATATCGCTTCAGATATTTTTACGAGATTTAAGAGACTAGAGGGCTTTAATGTTCTCCACCCAATGGGCTACGATGCCTTTGGACTTCCTGCCGAACAGTACGCCATTCAAACGGGAAGACATCCTGCAGATACTACAAGAGAAAATATTGCTAGATATAGAGAGCAGTTAGATAAGATAGGTTTCTCTTACGACTGGAATAGAGAAGTTCAAACTTGTAATCCAAAGTATTATAAATGGACTCAGTGGGCATTCATTCAAATGTTTGAGCACTACTATGATCTTGATGAAAATAAAGCGAAGCCAATAAGTGAATTAATTTCAAAACTTTCTAAAGAGGGAAGTGCTGGAGTAAATGCTCACTGTAGTGAGATGGAAGCTTTTAGCGCTGATGATTGGAAGAACTTAAATGAGAAAGATAGAGAGAATACTCTTCAAAATTACCGACTAGCATTTCTTGCAGAGACGGCGGTGAATTGGTGTCCAGGCCTTGGAACAGTTCTAGCTAACGATGAAGTAAAAGACGGTCTCTCTGTTCGTGGCTCTCATCCTGTAGAGCAGAAGAAGATGCAACAGTGGTGCTTAAGAGTTTCTGCATACGCTCCAAGACTTCTTGATGGACTAGATGAGCTCAATTGGTCAGATTCTCTAAAAGAGATGCAAAAGAATTGGATAGGAAAGTCCGTAGGCGCAGAAGTTAAATTCGCGATAAAAGATAGTAGCGAGAAAATAGAAGTCTTTACAACTAGAGCGGATACGATCTTTGGTGTGAGCTTCATGGTTCTTGCTCCTGAAAGTGACTACGTTGACTTGGTCACAACGCAAGGGCAGAGAAGCGAAGTTGAAGATTATCTTGCAGCAACTAAGAAGAGAAGTGAGAGAGATAGACTTGCTGATGTAAAGCGTGTCTCAGGAGTCTTTACTGGTTCTTATTGTATTCATCCATTTACTGGAAAAGAAATCCCAATTTGGATTGGTGACTACGTTCTTGGCGGTTATGGTACAGGTGCTGTAATGTCAGTTCCAGCTCACGATTCAAGAGACTACGCATTTGCAAAACATTTTAATATTCCTATTACTCAAGTTGTTTCAGGCGGGGATATCTCTGAAGAGTCGTATGACGCTAAAGATGGAACAATGATGAATTCTGATTTCTTAGATGGACTTTCTGTCAAAGAGGCCATTGCTAAAATGATTTCAGAAGTTGATGCAAGAGGAATTGGAAAGAAGCAAACAAACTTTAGACTTAGAGATGCCATTTTCTCTAGACAGAGATATTGGGGCGAGCCATTCCCGATTTACTTTAAAGACGGAGTACCAACTCCACTTAGCCTTGAAGACCTTCCGCTTCAACTTCCTGAAGTTGATAAATTTCTTCCAACAGAAGATGGACAACCACCTCTTGGAAGAGCTGAGAATTGGAAGACAAAAGATGGTCACCCTCTCGAGATGTCTACTATGCCTGGCTTTGCGGGATCATCTGCCTACTATCTTAGATATATGGATCCTCATAACGAAGAAGGTCTTGTTTCAAAAGAGGCAAATAATTACTGGCAAGATGTTGACCTCTATATTGGTGGAGCGGAGCACGCGACAGGGCATTTAATCTATTCTCGTTTCTGGAATAAATTTCTCTTTGATATTGGTTACGTCTGCAAAGAAGAACCATTTAAGAGATTAGTTAACCAGGGAATGATCCAAGGGCGCTCTAACTTTGTCTATAGAGTTAAGGGAACAAATGAATTCATCTCTCTTGGTCTTAGAGATAAGTATGATACTCAAGAAATTCATGTGGACGTAAATATTGTTCATAACGATCAATTAGATATGGAAGCTTTCAAAGCTTGGAGACCTGAATTTAAAACAGCGACTTTTGTAACAGAGAATCACGACGGTAAAGAGGTTTACAATTGTGGATACGCCGTTGAAAAGATGAGTAAGTCCATGTTCAATGTTGTAAACCCTGATACTATTGTAGAAAATTATGGAGCCGATACACTTAGACTCTACGAGATGTTCCTAGGGCCTCTGGAACAAGCAAAACCTTGGAATACAAATGGTATTGAGGGAGTTCATAGATTTCTAAAGAAAGTTTGGAATCTCTTCTATCAAGAAGAGAAGCTTACTCTCTCTGACAATGCTCCAACAGCAGAAGAATTAAAAGTTCTTCACACTTGTATTAAGAAAGTAAATGAAGATATTGATTCATTCTCTTTTAATACTTCTGTGTCGGCATTTATGATTTGTGTGAACGATCTGGCAAAACTGAAATGTAACAAGAGAGAAATTCTAAGTGACTTAATTGTCCTTCTTTCTCCCTTTGCTCCACACTTCTGTGAAGAGCTTTGGAGAGAACTTGGAAATACTGAAAGTATCTCTGTTGCTAAACTTCCTGAACTTAATGAGTCATACTTAGTAGAGAGTACTCATAAATATCCTATTTCAATTAATGGAAAGATGAGATTTCTTATGGACATTTCTCTAGATGCTACTAAAGATGAAATTGAGAAACTTGTCCTTGAAAGTGATGAAATTCAAAAATGGCTGGAAGGAAAAGAAATTAAGAAGAAAATTATTGTTCCTAAGAAAATTGTTAATATTGTTGTAGGTTAA
- a CDS encoding FliG C-terminal domain-containing protein encodes MKMWSTYRKDVIKSRLLQIMESGDEVTVWQSRDEEKIKFQASLIEVTDSNTVIELEDSYRNADYKITKDKPLFVHYAKGDALFKKDAFKSEGLKVIMKTPVELMMKERRTVERFLFKYQDFKNVSFKVGSDENVESLSCILKDLSVQGLGMVLHESEASKLSIGDSLYITSITDQNLDTGLLAEVCYLTPYSVSTESESNLVKIGVKFSVSLESVTYKSISSVISKKQLKQKGLEVSTFNGLSEVEQEKVLRKISEENFALANNIREQNENIDRLRYLTLEMKRTFLLQVNLDLLAASLRLSSKELIYDLISEVTDTMREEFLYKLDQPKSPSAINKAQDEIVKFIRLKEKMGELVLDPTSFDVLV; translated from the coding sequence ATGAAAATGTGGTCTACATATAGAAAAGATGTAATTAAATCGAGGTTACTGCAAATAATGGAGAGCGGAGATGAGGTTACTGTTTGGCAGAGTCGAGACGAAGAGAAAATAAAATTTCAAGCTTCTTTAATTGAAGTGACTGATTCCAATACTGTAATTGAATTAGAAGATAGCTATAGAAATGCAGATTATAAAATTACGAAAGACAAACCTCTATTTGTTCACTATGCCAAAGGGGATGCTCTATTTAAGAAAGATGCTTTTAAGTCTGAAGGTCTAAAAGTCATTATGAAAACTCCTGTAGAGTTAATGATGAAAGAGAGAAGGACTGTTGAGAGGTTCTTATTTAAGTATCAAGACTTTAAAAATGTTTCTTTCAAAGTTGGAAGTGATGAAAATGTTGAAAGTCTTTCATGTATATTGAAAGATCTATCTGTTCAAGGTCTAGGGATGGTTCTTCATGAAAGTGAAGCAAGCAAACTATCAATAGGTGATAGTCTTTATATCACGTCGATTACAGATCAAAATTTAGATACAGGTCTACTTGCTGAGGTTTGCTATCTGACTCCTTATAGTGTTTCAACTGAGTCAGAATCAAATCTTGTTAAGATAGGTGTTAAATTTTCGGTCTCTCTTGAGAGTGTGACCTATAAATCAATTAGTTCTGTTATTTCTAAGAAGCAGTTAAAACAAAAGGGGCTTGAGGTTTCTACTTTTAATGGCCTAAGTGAAGTAGAGCAAGAGAAAGTTCTTAGGAAAATTTCTGAAGAAAACTTTGCTTTGGCCAATAATATTCGAGAGCAGAACGAAAATATAGATAGATTACGCTACCTAACTCTTGAAATGAAGAGAACTTTTCTTCTTCAAGTGAATTTAGACTTATTGGCAGCGTCTTTAAGATTATCTTCAAAAGAATTGATCTATGACCTTATCAGTGAAGTGACTGACACAATGAGAGAAGAGTTTCTCTATAAACTTGATCAGCCTAAATCCCCATCGGCAATAAATAAGGCGCAAGATGAAATCGTCAAATTCATTAGGTTGAAAGAGAAGATGGGGGAACTTGTTTTAGATCCAACATCTTTTGACGTGCTCGTTTAA
- a CDS encoding prolyl oligopeptidase family serine peptidase, with product MLGKFILMALCLLILSCEKRTQMGYSGHGVEAIDAKTLSKYAPTAIPKNLSTEIEAENEIRSTGLGQLTPDGKEMFFSWSVTGVRQIWKIEGPKSFPIQMTGGENGTSLEDITNDGKRLILSRDHGGDEYPSLFLQDARNGGELIKIFGEKKIKVSYLDQSEDGSKIYYRANDIAPTTWGIYEYDITSKKRELLYQGEGYWYIVELGQNGEMILGHALGNIAREFYLFNRRTKKVTPLLGQGEEESYYLRYSHITGKFLVLTNKFDNFKRLYSYDGKNFEAITEKLEMDINSISIAKDFSRILLRYNDQGYYKIKAINGKSYGPIKLPDFSKATHTFFGSTTRDSRYTIFSQAFYNRPRVSYVYDWKKGTMQEWTIPSSPELDTSHYTNWSLEYYPAADGTQIPMFVKRPKECEVKTCPVIISFHGGPESQSKPGFSPGAELFTKRGFIYVMPNVRGSSGYGKEWLNSDNGAKRLNVITDIRDSSIFIKKHWAKNGVVPKVGITGGSYGGYSTLYGMTVFADHFDAGVARVGMSSLVTFLENTAEYRRYLRETEYGNLKSDREVLEKLSPINYLNKVKSPLLIIQGANDPRVPAGEAIQFQRALEKNGVKSSLILFPDEGHGVKKRANRTLSTGHTLNFFIQWLK from the coding sequence ATGCTTGGTAAATTTATCTTAATGGCCTTGTGCCTCTTAATTCTCTCTTGTGAAAAAAGAACACAAATGGGCTACTCTGGTCACGGTGTTGAGGCCATTGATGCGAAGACTTTATCCAAGTACGCACCAACTGCAATTCCTAAAAATCTTTCTACAGAAATAGAAGCGGAAAATGAAATCCGCTCAACCGGACTAGGGCAATTGACGCCAGACGGGAAAGAGATGTTCTTCTCTTGGTCTGTGACAGGGGTTCGGCAAATTTGGAAAATCGAGGGGCCAAAATCTTTCCCAATTCAAATGACTGGAGGAGAGAATGGAACTTCTCTCGAAGATATAACTAATGATGGGAAACGTCTTATTCTCTCTAGAGATCATGGGGGCGATGAGTATCCAAGTCTATTTCTTCAAGATGCAAGAAATGGTGGAGAGCTTATTAAAATTTTTGGTGAAAAGAAAATAAAGGTCAGCTATCTAGACCAAAGTGAAGATGGAAGCAAGATCTACTATAGAGCAAATGATATAGCGCCAACAACTTGGGGGATTTACGAGTACGATATTACTTCTAAGAAGAGAGAGCTTCTCTATCAAGGAGAAGGTTATTGGTACATTGTTGAGCTCGGTCAGAATGGTGAAATGATCCTAGGTCATGCTCTCGGAAATATTGCTAGAGAGTTCTATCTCTTCAATAGAAGAACTAAGAAAGTAACACCGTTACTAGGTCAAGGAGAAGAGGAGAGTTACTATCTTAGATACTCTCATATAACTGGTAAATTCTTAGTCTTAACAAATAAATTTGATAATTTTAAAAGACTCTATTCCTACGATGGAAAGAATTTTGAGGCGATAACTGAAAAGTTAGAAATGGATATAAATAGTATTTCTATTGCTAAAGACTTCTCCCGCATTCTCCTGCGCTACAATGATCAGGGATATTATAAAATCAAAGCTATTAATGGAAAGAGTTATGGACCTATAAAGCTTCCTGATTTTAGTAAGGCCACTCATACTTTCTTTGGTTCTACAACAAGAGACTCTCGCTATACAATTTTTAGTCAAGCTTTCTACAATAGGCCGCGCGTAAGTTACGTCTACGATTGGAAGAAAGGAACAATGCAAGAGTGGACGATTCCAAGCTCTCCTGAACTTGATACGAGCCACTATACTAATTGGTCTCTTGAATATTATCCTGCTGCAGATGGAACTCAAATTCCTATGTTTGTAAAAAGACCAAAGGAGTGCGAAGTGAAGACTTGTCCTGTGATTATTTCTTTTCATGGAGGCCCTGAGTCTCAATCTAAGCCTGGATTCAGTCCAGGAGCTGAACTCTTCACAAAGAGAGGGTTTATCTACGTTATGCCAAATGTCAGAGGTTCTAGTGGCTATGGAAAAGAATGGTTGAATTCAGATAACGGCGCAAAGAGATTGAATGTTATTACAGATATTAGAGATAGCTCCATTTTCATCAAGAAGCATTGGGCCAAGAATGGGGTAGTACCAAAGGTAGGTATTACTGGAGGATCTTATGGAGGCTACTCAACTCTCTATGGAATGACTGTTTTTGCAGATCATTTCGATGCAGGTGTTGCAAGAGTTGGAATGAGCAGTCTTGTCACATTCTTAGAAAATACAGCAGAATACAGAAGATATTTGAGAGAGACGGAGTATGGAAATTTGAAGAGTGACCGTGAAGTACTTGAGAAACTCTCTCCTATAAATTACCTAAATAAAGTGAAGTCGCCATTACTTATTATTCAAGGAGCCAACGACCCTAGAGTTCCTGCAGGTGAGGCTATTCAATTTCAAAGGGCCCTAGAGAAAAATGGAGTAAAATCATCTCTTATTCTCTTTCCTGATGAAGGACACGGTGTGAAGAAGAGGGCCAATCGAACTCTAAGTACTGGCCATACGCTTAACTTCTTTATCCAGTGGCTAAAATAA
- a CDS encoding putative zinc-binding metallopeptidase, which produces MAKTLERVRANSSLLNTPLCLLALQIKGSLAEECIQIVREELKIKGINFHFHFWISDDWFCADGIPGIALPFYLFNKEISKLEKERIGFIEGSTKIECLKLIRHEVGHAIDNAYNLRNCQERENLFGRSSLKYPKDYIRKPFSKNYVKHIRENYAQAHPDEDWAETFAVWLDPKSNWKEKYKNWKALEKLNYVDKTMKSIRGKRPLLKNKDTVDEISTLGITLRTYLSRKEKIKSKYKAPIFGKNLSKVFSPGRKNNALSFITLNERELCIRVAKNTNQYHYIVRDVLKELKGECRDKSLTLKMPISQTRETLIQLLSKSTLHYVKQGKNKVIM; this is translated from the coding sequence ATGGCGAAAACTCTCGAAAGAGTGAGAGCAAATAGCTCGCTCTTAAATACACCTCTTTGTCTCTTAGCACTTCAAATAAAAGGAAGTCTCGCAGAGGAATGTATTCAAATTGTTCGAGAAGAACTAAAAATAAAAGGAATCAATTTTCATTTTCATTTTTGGATTTCAGACGATTGGTTTTGCGCTGATGGTATCCCTGGAATTGCTCTGCCTTTCTATCTCTTTAATAAAGAAATCTCAAAACTTGAAAAAGAAAGAATTGGCTTTATTGAAGGTAGTACAAAGATTGAATGCTTAAAATTAATAAGACATGAAGTTGGTCACGCAATAGATAATGCTTATAATTTAAGAAATTGCCAAGAGAGAGAGAATCTTTTTGGAAGAAGTTCTCTTAAATATCCAAAAGACTATATCAGAAAGCCTTTCTCAAAAAACTATGTAAAACACATAAGAGAAAATTACGCCCAGGCTCATCCTGATGAAGATTGGGCCGAAACCTTTGCTGTGTGGTTAGATCCAAAGTCTAATTGGAAAGAGAAATATAAGAATTGGAAAGCGCTAGAAAAGCTTAATTATGTAGACAAAACTATGAAGTCCATCAGAGGAAAGCGTCCACTTTTAAAAAATAAAGATACTGTCGATGAAATTTCCACATTAGGAATTACGCTTAGAACTTATCTTAGTAGAAAAGAAAAAATAAAAAGTAAGTACAAAGCTCCAATCTTTGGAAAGAATTTAAGTAAAGTCTTTAGCCCCGGTCGAAAGAATAATGCGCTTAGTTTCATTACTTTAAATGAGAGAGAGCTTTGCATAAGAGTTGCAAAAAATACGAATCAGTATCATTATATAGTTAGAGATGTTTTAAAAGAGCTCAAAGGTGAATGTAGAGATAAGAGCCTCACTCTTAAAATGCCTATCTCTCAAACGAGAGAAACTCTTATACAGTTACTAAGTAAATCAACTCTACACTACGTTAAGCAAGGAAAGAATAAGGTCATCATGTGA
- a CDS encoding ATP-grasp domain-containing protein gives MKILVLMHKDLVPPEDIQEKDFNKDEVPWITEYDVIKALRELGHSVFPCGVISDLKVIKNAIDEFKPTLIFNLLEEFDGEVLFDQNVVSYLELLRVPYTGCNPRGLMLARDKALTKKILLFHRLKTPQFQVFPKNKKTRKLKHLEYPLIVKCLTEEASLAIAKASIVYNEEKLRERVQYINQKIGVDAIVEEFIEGREFYVGVMGNYQIKTLPIWELKFEKVEKPEKELYSNRAKWNNKYRDRKGIKTEHAELDTETVKRIQHICKKAYKHLNLNGYARVDLRMNSNGDIYIIEVNPNPNIAREDEFASSAAHREIQYTKLITQILKLAKSWAKKV, from the coding sequence GTGAAAATACTCGTTCTAATGCATAAAGACCTTGTCCCCCCTGAAGATATTCAAGAGAAAGATTTTAATAAAGATGAAGTCCCATGGATAACTGAATACGATGTGATCAAAGCACTTAGAGAGCTGGGACATAGCGTTTTCCCTTGTGGTGTCATTAGTGATTTAAAAGTCATAAAGAACGCTATTGATGAATTTAAACCCACTCTCATTTTCAATTTACTCGAAGAATTTGATGGTGAAGTTCTCTTTGATCAAAATGTTGTGAGTTACTTAGAACTACTTAGAGTGCCCTACACAGGATGTAATCCTCGAGGGCTTATGCTTGCTAGAGATAAAGCACTCACCAAGAAGATTCTTCTCTTTCACAGATTGAAGACCCCTCAGTTTCAAGTCTTTCCAAAGAATAAGAAAACGAGAAAGTTAAAGCACTTAGAATACCCTCTCATTGTAAAATGTTTAACAGAGGAAGCTTCCCTTGCCATTGCCAAGGCTTCAATTGTTTACAACGAAGAAAAACTCAGAGAGAGAGTTCAATATATAAATCAAAAAATAGGTGTCGATGCCATCGTTGAAGAGTTTATTGAAGGGCGTGAGTTCTATGTTGGAGTAATGGGGAATTATCAAATAAAAACTCTACCGATATGGGAATTAAAATTTGAAAAAGTCGAAAAGCCTGAAAAGGAGCTCTATTCTAATAGAGCGAAGTGGAATAATAAGTATAGAGACCGAAAAGGAATTAAAACAGAGCACGCAGAACTTGATACGGAGACAGTGAAGAGAATTCAACATATTTGTAAGAAAGCCTACAAGCACTTAAACCTAAATGGCTATGCTAGAGTTGACCTTAGAATGAATAGTAATGGAGACATTTACATCATAGAAGTTAATCCAAATCCAAATATTGCCCGCGAAGATGAATTTGCCTCTAGTGCTGCTCATAGAGAAATTCAATACACAAAGCTTATTACTCAGATTTTAAAGCTTGCAAAGTCTTGGGCAAAGAAAGTCTAA
- a CDS encoding response regulator encodes MRINPDMNILVVDDDIDVRNFITTLLRKNGFRNIHEEVNGVGAVDFIEQAFLENQRVDMVLADWEMPELDGIHFLDYLKRNADFNEIPFVMVTSDTDRYHVVEAINRGVSQYLIKPFDEQKLLSKIEEVLKKKRA; translated from the coding sequence ATGAGAATCAATCCTGACATGAATATTCTAGTTGTCGATGATGATATAGATGTTCGAAACTTTATTACAACTTTACTTCGAAAGAATGGATTTAGAAATATCCATGAAGAAGTTAATGGAGTAGGTGCAGTTGACTTTATAGAACAGGCCTTCCTAGAGAATCAAAGAGTTGATATGGTCTTAGCTGATTGGGAAATGCCAGAACTTGATGGTATTCATTTTCTAGACTACCTAAAGAGAAATGCTGACTTTAATGAAATTCCCTTTGTTATGGTGACTTCTGATACTGATCGCTACCATGTTGTAGAGGCCATTAATCGAGGAGTCTCTCAATATCTCATCAAACCCTTCGACGAACAAAAATTACTTTCAAAAATAGAAGAAGTTCTAAAGAAAAAAAGAGCTTAG
- a CDS encoding START domain-containing protein codes for MKVLLLLVFLISTTSLASNDFTEFFNPSGWDKVYTKKGVVVYSQKAKDSKIVGFKAEAILEAPLENILSLLRDVEGTIRWAPNMTEKRTIKEFNDLKATTYSNNDLPWPAADRDMILMNELRLDEKNKFLVVDTYSVEDKNYPPVKDIVRAEMSYGTLEFRRHGEFSSVRMTLLVDPKGSLPIWLVNMLQKKLPYQFLESLEAEAKKTAIPLKPGIKALLKKLDNLK; via the coding sequence TTGAAAGTACTTTTACTACTTGTATTTTTAATATCTACAACTTCTCTCGCAAGTAATGACTTCACCGAATTCTTCAATCCTTCAGGGTGGGATAAAGTCTACACTAAGAAAGGAGTAGTCGTTTACTCGCAGAAAGCGAAGGACTCAAAAATTGTAGGCTTTAAAGCAGAAGCTATTTTGGAAGCACCTTTAGAAAATATTTTATCTCTACTAAGAGATGTTGAGGGAACGATTAGATGGGCTCCAAATATGACAGAGAAGAGGACAATTAAAGAATTTAACGATCTAAAGGCTACTACTTATAGCAATAATGATCTTCCGTGGCCTGCTGCGGATAGGGATATGATCTTGATGAATGAATTAAGGTTAGATGAAAAGAATAAGTTCTTAGTAGTTGATACTTACTCTGTAGAAGATAAGAATTATCCCCCAGTTAAAGATATTGTTAGGGCCGAAATGTCCTACGGAACTTTAGAGTTTAGAAGACACGGAGAATTCTCTTCTGTTCGAATGACTTTGTTGGTAGACCCAAAAGGTTCGCTACCAATTTGGCTCGTAAATATGTTGCAAAAAAAGCTTCCTTACCAATTTCTTGAGTCACTAGAAGCTGAAGCTAAGAAAACAGCGATACCTTTAAAGCCTGGAATTAAAGCTTTACTTAAGAAACTAGATAATTTGAAATAG
- a CDS encoding ParB/Srx family N-terminal domain-containing protein, with translation MKSLLVTLFILSSLSVRSEVFKKEKLVSLNEIHPTQAFIGLDQIPDKVRKILKKYKKDSLDNYLKEKWTPAILGPDQKYWIIDHHHLSFALLKADIPKEKKRLYLKIIHDWSNKNWNTFAQEMEREKFLYLKDDNFNTLNFQDIPENIESLKDNPYRSLAYFAREEGCFDKVDIPFLEFTWAEFFYLQSIRINSDRNYQRALKAALKLCHSSEASNLPGFKEKIIP, from the coding sequence ATGAAAAGCCTTCTCGTTACTCTATTTATTCTCTCTTCTCTATCGGTAAGATCTGAAGTCTTTAAGAAAGAAAAACTTGTTTCACTTAATGAAATTCATCCGACTCAGGCCTTTATTGGTCTCGACCAAATTCCTGATAAAGTAAGAAAAATATTAAAAAAGTATAAGAAAGACTCTCTTGACAACTATCTTAAGGAGAAATGGACTCCTGCGATACTTGGACCCGATCAGAAGTATTGGATCATCGATCACCATCACTTGAGCTTCGCTCTCTTAAAAGCGGATATACCAAAAGAAAAGAAGAGACTCTACCTTAAAATCATCCATGACTGGTCGAATAAGAATTGGAATACTTTTGCGCAAGAAATGGAAAGAGAGAAATTTCTCTACTTAAAAGACGATAATTTTAACACTCTTAACTTCCAAGATATTCCTGAAAATATTGAGAGCTTAAAAGACAATCCTTATAGAAGTTTAGCCTACTTTGCGAGAGAAGAAGGTTGTTTTGATAAAGTAGATATTCCTTTTCTAGAGTTTACTTGGGCAGAGTTCTTCTACCTCCAGAGTATCCGAATTAATAGCGATAGAAATTATCAAAGAGCACTGAAAGCCGCTCTCAAACTTTGCCATAGTAGTGAAGCGAGCAATCTACCAGGCTTTAAAGAAAAAATTATCCCTTAA
- a CDS encoding TatD family hydrolase, giving the protein MYLNFHTHILKNDPEVINFYNVDIRKGTVEFTKGDFRCAGIHPWWIERKHLENRDYFKKFFLESDFLCMGEMGLDRSFKSTSFETQEEVFKFQLEIASLREDSFIIIHCVKAYQEVLNCVRDIGFKGHLVFHDYNGSEEMTQKLVERGDYFSYGSMLFRENSKAMKSLSLIPNNRLFIETDDQQEFSIFDAYKRASTLLSMDLKDLADQCMKNFLRIKG; this is encoded by the coding sequence ATGTACTTAAACTTTCATACTCATATTTTAAAAAACGATCCAGAAGTTATCAACTTCTATAATGTTGATATTCGCAAGGGCACAGTAGAGTTTACTAAAGGTGATTTTCGTTGCGCTGGAATTCATCCTTGGTGGATAGAAAGAAAGCACTTGGAAAATAGAGATTATTTTAAAAAGTTTTTCTTAGAGAGCGATTTTCTTTGTATGGGAGAAATGGGATTAGATAGATCTTTTAAGAGTACTTCTTTTGAAACTCAGGAAGAGGTCTTTAAGTTTCAATTAGAAATTGCTTCTTTAAGAGAGGACTCCTTTATTATTATTCACTGTGTGAAGGCCTATCAAGAAGTTTTAAATTGCGTAAGAGATATCGGTTTTAAGGGTCACTTAGTTTTTCACGATTATAATGGAAGTGAAGAGATGACTCAGAAATTAGTCGAGAGAGGGGATTACTTCTCTTATGGTAGTATGCTCTTTCGAGAGAACTCAAAGGCCATGAAGTCTCTAAGTTTAATACCTAATAATAGACTCTTTATAGAAACTGATGATCAGCAAGAATTTTCAATCTTTGATGCGTATAAGAGAGCTTCAACTCTTCTTTCTATGGATTTAAAAGATTTAGCTGACCAGTGTATGAAGAACTTTCTAAGGATTAAGGGATAA